A single region of the Devosia sp. FJ2-5-3 genome encodes:
- a CDS encoding NAD-dependent succinate-semialdehyde dehydrogenase — MTTDFSLSFDPAKIPSNLWIGGQWREGSAEGRLDVVDPSTGAVISSVANASVEDALAAVAAAHDAAPGWAATPPRKRSDILRRCFELMIERKQMLAELISLENGKALPDAEGEVAYAAEFFRWFSEEAVRLNGEISTAPSGANRIVVQYQPIGVSVLVTPWNFPAAMATRKIAPALAAGCTVVLKPATETPLTAYALAEIYAEAGVPDGVVNVITTSKSGATVSAMLHDPRVRKLSFTGSTEVGRKLLREAADQVISCSMELGGNAPFIVFDDADLEKALDGAMIAKMRNGGEACTAANRFFVQEGIMEAFSKGLADRMGAMKLGRGYEKGVQCGPLVNQDALERISGWIEDAKGQGAKVLTGGTAPGGDGFYYPPTVLTDVPVDSPLVRDEIFGPIAPLASFKTEDEVIARANDTEYGLIAYVFTENLKRGLAVSEKIEAGMIGLNRGLASDPAAPFGGVKQSGLGREGAHHGILEFCEAKYIAVSW; from the coding sequence ATGACCACCGATTTCTCCCTTTCCTTCGATCCGGCGAAAATCCCCAGCAATCTCTGGATTGGCGGGCAATGGCGCGAGGGAAGCGCCGAGGGGCGTCTCGACGTGGTCGATCCGTCCACCGGCGCGGTGATTTCCAGCGTCGCCAATGCCTCGGTGGAGGATGCGCTGGCAGCCGTCGCCGCGGCCCATGACGCCGCGCCGGGCTGGGCGGCGACCCCACCGCGCAAACGCTCGGACATATTGCGGCGCTGTTTCGAGCTGATGATCGAGCGCAAGCAGATGCTGGCCGAACTGATCAGCCTCGAAAACGGCAAGGCGCTGCCCGATGCCGAGGGCGAAGTGGCTTACGCCGCCGAGTTCTTCCGCTGGTTTTCCGAGGAAGCCGTGCGGCTCAATGGCGAGATATCGACGGCGCCGAGCGGGGCCAACCGGATCGTGGTGCAATACCAGCCGATTGGCGTTTCCGTGCTGGTGACGCCGTGGAATTTCCCGGCGGCGATGGCCACGCGGAAAATCGCGCCGGCCTTGGCGGCGGGGTGTACGGTGGTGCTCAAGCCCGCCACCGAAACGCCGCTGACCGCCTATGCGCTGGCCGAGATCTATGCCGAGGCGGGCGTGCCGGATGGGGTGGTCAATGTGATCACTACCTCGAAGTCTGGCGCGACAGTCAGCGCCATGCTGCATGATCCGCGCGTGCGAAAACTCAGCTTTACCGGCTCGACCGAAGTGGGTCGCAAGCTGTTGCGCGAGGCGGCGGACCAGGTGATTTCCTGCTCGATGGAGCTCGGGGGCAATGCGCCCTTCATCGTCTTTGACGACGCCGATCTCGAAAAGGCGCTGGATGGCGCCATGATCGCCAAGATGCGCAATGGCGGCGAGGCCTGCACCGCGGCCAATCGCTTCTTCGTGCAGGAAGGGATCATGGAGGCCTTTTCAAAGGGCCTCGCCGATCGCATGGGCGCGATGAAGCTCGGACGCGGCTATGAAAAGGGCGTGCAGTGCGGGCCGCTGGTCAACCAGGATGCGCTGGAGCGGATCAGCGGCTGGATCGAGGATGCCAAGGGGCAGGGCGCCAAGGTTTTGACCGGGGGTACGGCGCCGGGCGGAGACGGATTTTACTATCCGCCGACCGTGCTGACCGATGTGCCGGTGGACTCGCCGCTGGTGCGCGACGAGATTTTTGGGCCCATCGCGCCGCTCGCCAGCTTCAAGACCGAGGACGAGGTGATCGCGCGGGCCAATGACACCGAATATGGGCTGATCGCCTATGTGTTCACCGAGAATCTGAAGCGCGGGCTGGCCGTGTCGGAGAAGATCGAGGCGGGCATGATCGGGCTCAATCGCGGGCTGGCCTCCGACCCGGCGGCACCATTTGGCGGGGTCAAGCAGAGCGGGCTGGGCCGCGAGGGCGCGCATCACGGCATCCTCGAATTCTGCGAAGCCAAATATATCGCTGTCAGCTGGTAG
- a CDS encoding LacI family DNA-binding transcriptional regulator, with translation MSTPPDAAIAPRKTPITARDLAQMLGVSQSAISRAFTPGASISPELRQRILRAAEELDYQPNAIASMLSTRRSNIAGIVVSEMRNPFYPFLIEKLSRELQRVGMQSLMFNITRGSNIEEQLVALRKYNVDAVVVISATVLSGASLRWATEGRAAVLVNRTVSEQSLTSVSCNNVEGARAIADHFHAIGKHRVAFVGGLSHTSTNLERQNAFITRVAELGMTLTHSVPGGEYSYEAGYRAGLEIGSANRTDAVFFANDVMAFGGHDALCDRLKLRIPEDIAIAGFDNIPMAEWPRYSLTTFRQPVDAMVEKTISLIGEQLSGQPFTPTQYALPGELIVRHSTLAETPPERIDHPYLPTQ, from the coding sequence ATGAGCACACCGCCCGATGCTGCCATTGCGCCGCGCAAGACGCCCATCACTGCCCGCGATCTTGCGCAGATGCTGGGCGTCAGCCAATCGGCCATTTCGCGCGCCTTTACCCCCGGCGCGTCCATCTCGCCCGAATTGCGCCAGCGCATTCTCCGCGCCGCCGAGGAGCTCGACTACCAGCCGAATGCCATCGCCTCGATGCTCTCGACGCGCCGCAGCAACATCGCCGGCATCGTCGTCTCCGAGATGCGCAATCCGTTCTATCCGTTCCTGATCGAAAAGCTTTCCCGCGAGCTCCAGCGCGTCGGCATGCAGAGCCTGATGTTCAACATCACCCGCGGCTCCAATATCGAGGAACAGCTCGTCGCCCTGCGCAAATACAATGTGGATGCGGTGGTCGTTATCTCGGCCACCGTGCTCTCGGGCGCATCGTTGCGCTGGGCCACCGAGGGCCGCGCCGCCGTCCTCGTCAACCGCACCGTGTCCGAGCAGAGCCTCACTTCGGTCAGCTGCAACAATGTCGAGGGCGCCCGCGCCATTGCCGATCATTTCCACGCCATCGGCAAGCATCGCGTCGCCTTCGTGGGCGGCCTCAGCCACACCTCGACCAATCTCGAACGCCAGAACGCCTTCATCACCCGCGTCGCCGAACTGGGCATGACCCTCACCCATTCCGTGCCCGGCGGGGAATATAGCTACGAAGCCGGCTATCGCGCCGGTCTCGAGATCGGCAGCGCCAATCGCACCGACGCCGTCTTTTTCGCCAATGACGTCATGGCCTTTGGCGGCCACGATGCCCTCTGCGACCGGCTCAAACTGCGCATCCCCGAAGACATCGCCATCGCCGGCTTCGACAATATCCCGATGGCCGAATGGCCGCGCTATTCGCTGACCACCTTTCGCCAGCCGGTGGACGCCATGGTCGAAAAGACGATTTCGCTCATCGGCGAGCAATTGTCCGGACAGCCCTTCACGCCGACGCAATACGCCCTGCCCGGAGAGCTGATCGTCCGCCATTCGACGCTGGCCGAAACGCCCCCCGAACGGATCGACCACCCTTATCTGCCGACACAGTAG
- a CDS encoding CoA transferase codes for MDGALAHLRVVDYSDSLAGQYCARLFADFGASVVLVEPPGGSSLRLREPMGQAGESLQFFHLNHGKQSLMLDRAAPADAQRFAMLLRGADIAVLPADADADAVSAANPNCIVVQPSAFGTDGPRADWQGPEIVLQALSGMMHNNGAAGREPLFGVANRAAMASGVGAYVGTLAALFAREQNGAGQVVRIDAAETAATMCFPYVMQHIYNGSVRQRTEQAVQAGQVLCRDGWVCIWIYNFRWQALLAALDLPELEHDARFADPAERRTNWDALFAIFQAKVADMSAEDLVEILQQAQVIAAKAYRPSELMHNRHLDARDYWEEIEGKRILGPAFRLTRTPRRVQGAAPALGSAQQLAWPAQTATGAASAGRPPLEGLRVIELTTAWAGPMSGRVLAYLGAESIHVEAPNRVNSWRLNKDRPNPVNFPDREPGARWYDRSFLFNSQNVNKLSCILNLKTEEGRNTLRRLVEVADVLICNFRPGTLKKLGLDYDSLTKIKPDIIVAELPAFGVHGPMSSYAALGPTMEMAAGMSAMIGYPGGQPEVTGPSYLDPIGGFNAAAAILTALVHRQRTGEGQYVEVPQVEAAMQLIGAEILKAGETGNDPAPNGNRVSFASPHDAFPTSGHDQWIAIAALDEGQWQALCAQMGQPKLASDPRFADLGRRRDNEDELTKIIGDWTRGQDKHELAGRLQAAGVAAAPVQTPKDVAEDPYLAHRGFFTELEHPDAGRHKHPSLPMHLSATPGAQVRSAPPFGWHNRHVLENVLKLSPEEIAAIEASDAMATEPLEGH; via the coding sequence ATGGACGGCGCCTTGGCACATCTGCGTGTCGTTGATTATTCCGACAGTCTTGCCGGTCAGTATTGCGCCCGGCTTTTCGCCGATTTCGGTGCCTCCGTCGTCCTGGTCGAACCCCCGGGCGGGTCATCGCTGCGTTTGCGCGAGCCCATGGGGCAGGCAGGCGAGTCGCTCCAGTTTTTTCATCTCAACCACGGCAAGCAGTCGCTGATGCTCGACCGCGCTGCGCCGGCGGATGCCCAGCGCTTCGCCATGCTGCTGCGCGGGGCCGATATCGCCGTATTGCCGGCCGATGCCGATGCCGATGCGGTCAGCGCGGCCAACCCCAATTGCATCGTCGTGCAACCGAGCGCCTTCGGGACGGACGGGCCGCGCGCCGATTGGCAGGGACCGGAAATCGTGCTGCAGGCGCTGTCGGGCATGATGCACAATAATGGCGCCGCCGGGCGCGAGCCGCTGTTCGGCGTTGCCAATCGCGCCGCCATGGCGAGCGGGGTCGGCGCCTATGTCGGAACGCTGGCGGCGCTGTTTGCGCGCGAGCAGAACGGGGCGGGGCAGGTGGTCAGGATCGATGCCGCCGAGACCGCTGCGACCATGTGCTTCCCCTATGTGATGCAGCACATCTACAATGGTTCGGTGCGGCAGCGGACCGAGCAGGCGGTGCAGGCGGGGCAGGTGCTGTGCCGGGATGGCTGGGTCTGCATCTGGATCTACAATTTCCGCTGGCAGGCGCTGCTGGCGGCGCTCGATCTGCCGGAACTGGAGCACGATGCACGCTTCGCCGATCCGGCGGAGCGGCGTACGAACTGGGATGCGCTGTTCGCGATCTTCCAGGCCAAGGTTGCCGACATGTCGGCAGAAGACCTGGTCGAAATCCTGCAGCAGGCGCAAGTCATAGCGGCCAAGGCCTATCGCCCTTCCGAGTTGATGCATAACCGACACCTCGACGCCCGGGATTATTGGGAAGAGATCGAGGGCAAGCGCATTCTGGGGCCGGCTTTCCGCCTGACGCGGACGCCGCGCCGGGTGCAGGGGGCCGCGCCGGCGCTCGGCTCTGCCCAGCAATTGGCCTGGCCGGCACAGACCGCAACTGGGGCGGCCTCGGCGGGCCGTCCGCCGCTCGAAGGCCTGCGGGTCATCGAGCTGACGACAGCATGGGCCGGGCCGATGTCCGGGCGCGTGCTGGCCTATCTCGGCGCCGAATCCATCCATGTGGAAGCGCCCAACCGGGTCAATTCCTGGCGGCTCAACAAGGACCGGCCCAATCCGGTCAATTTCCCAGACCGGGAGCCGGGCGCGCGCTGGTATGACCGCTCCTTCCTGTTCAATTCGCAGAACGTCAACAAGCTGAGCTGCATCCTCAATCTCAAGACCGAGGAGGGGCGCAACACCCTGCGGCGGCTGGTGGAAGTGGCCGATGTGCTGATCTGCAATTTCCGGCCCGGGACGCTGAAAAAGCTGGGGCTGGATTACGACAGCCTCACCAAGATCAAGCCCGACATCATCGTCGCCGAACTGCCGGCCTTCGGCGTGCACGGGCCGATGTCCAGCTATGCGGCGCTCGGTCCGACAATGGAAATGGCAGCGGGCATGTCGGCGATGATCGGCTATCCCGGCGGTCAGCCCGAGGTGACAGGTCCATCCTATCTCGACCCGATCGGGGGCTTCAATGCCGCGGCGGCAATCCTGACCGCGCTGGTGCATCGGCAGCGGACCGGCGAGGGGCAATATGTGGAAGTGCCCCAGGTCGAGGCGGCGATGCAGCTGATCGGCGCTGAAATCCTCAAGGCGGGGGAGACCGGGAACGATCCGGCTCCCAATGGCAATCGCGTCAGTTTTGCCAGTCCGCACGATGCGTTTCCAACCAGCGGGCACGATCAATGGATCGCCATCGCGGCGCTGGACGAAGGGCAGTGGCAGGCGCTGTGCGCTCAAATGGGTCAGCCGAAACTGGCGTCCGACCCGCGCTTCGCCGACCTTGGACGGCGGCGCGACAATGAGGATGAGCTGACCAAGATCATCGGCGACTGGACGCGGGGCCAGGACAAGCACGAGCTGGCGGGCCGGTTGCAGGCGGCGGGCGTGGCAGCGGCGCCGGTGCAGACACCCAAGGATGTGGCCGAGGATCCCTATCTCGCCCATCGGGGGTTCTTTACCGAACTCGAGCATCCCGATGCGGGGCGGCACAAGCATCCGAGCCTGCCGATGCATCTCAGCGCCACGCCCGGTGCGCAGGTGCGGTCGGCGCCGCCCTTTGGCTGGCATAACCGGCATGTGCTTGAAAATGTTTTGAAATTGTCGCCCGAAGAAATTGCCGCCATCGAGGCGAGCGATGCCATGGCGACCGAACCTCTCGAAGGGCACTGA
- a CDS encoding MaoC family dehydratase yields the protein MASSWTQSVDGLVAFYDVTVSAEDIAVFARLSGDDYEAHTDPAIMAQSSFGGIIAHGALLVGYMSAAGTKAIRQAREKGNDCAPVALGYEGMRFVAPVFPGDALRVSYSVKTIDEERRRSVAGIEITNQSGRVVAVADHIMKWLKSE from the coding sequence ATGGCTAGCAGCTGGACACAATCGGTCGATGGACTGGTCGCATTTTACGACGTGACGGTGAGCGCAGAGGATATCGCGGTTTTCGCGCGCCTCAGCGGCGACGATTACGAGGCGCATACCGATCCCGCCATCATGGCGCAGTCGAGTTTCGGCGGGATCATCGCCCATGGGGCTTTGCTGGTCGGCTATATGTCTGCAGCAGGCACGAAAGCGATCCGGCAGGCCCGGGAGAAGGGCAATGACTGCGCGCCCGTGGCGCTCGGCTATGAGGGGATGCGGTTCGTGGCGCCCGTCTTTCCCGGCGACGCGCTGCGCGTGTCCTACAGCGTCAAGACGATCGACGAAGAGCGTCGGCGCTCGGTGGCGGGGATCGAAATAACCAACCAGTCGGGCCGTGTGGTGGCTGTGGCCGATCACATCATGAAATGGCTGAAAAGCGAGTAG
- a CDS encoding thioesterase family protein — MTKRLPPAKRDDFGWFAGITLRWNDIDIFGHVNNARYYEFFDTTVVGFLHEADLGLGTGGAAMVVAENGCRFHREVKFTDTLEMGLRVEHIGTSSVRYGLAAFVNGESSAAADGYFIHVFVDPASKRPMPFSATVRNHLSSIQTDPA, encoded by the coding sequence ATGACGAAACGTTTGCCGCCGGCCAAACGCGATGATTTCGGCTGGTTTGCCGGCATTACCCTGCGCTGGAACGACATCGACATTTTCGGGCACGTCAACAATGCCCGCTATTACGAATTCTTCGACACCACGGTGGTCGGTTTCCTGCATGAGGCCGATCTGGGGCTCGGTACGGGCGGGGCGGCCATGGTGGTGGCCGAAAATGGCTGCCGTTTCCACCGGGAGGTCAAATTCACCGACACGCTCGAGATGGGGCTGCGGGTCGAACATATCGGCACGTCATCGGTGCGCTACGGGCTGGCCGCCTTCGTCAATGGCGAGAGCAGCGCGGCCGCGGACGGCTACTTCATCCATGTCTTCGTCGACCCCGCGAGCAAGCGGCCAATGCCGTTCAGCGCGACCGTGCGGAACCACCTTTCGTCCATCCAGACAGACCCGGCCTGA
- a CDS encoding mandelate racemase/muconate lactonizing enzyme family protein → MSKASKIKSVDAFQLAWRPEDPPGRRSAFVRVTTEEGLVGYGEASPMFGGEHSLWVLRDAAASLVGADVLDHSVIYDRLLHRYIKLGPEGAVTGALAALDIALWDIKGKLFNLPIYKLLGGAWRTEVPFYASIGGNASRTVDETVRVVEQRWLAEKPAAIKIRWDGDRTRQDYDIPGDIAKAKAVRKLVGDDFPLAFDANNQYSVGGAIRVGRALEELGYIWFEEPVQHYDVRAMGEVAQRLDITVSAAEQTYTTQALVDIINAGVRMVQPDIVKMGGITGLMQCAAIAYAHGVELVPHQTQPTIGHMANLHVLATIMHLTKPAEFADPDDRMHPAFVNPPKPVNGKFQIPDGPGLGLELNEEILESRRVR, encoded by the coding sequence ATGTCCAAAGCGTCCAAAATCAAGTCGGTCGATGCCTTCCAGCTGGCCTGGCGGCCAGAGGATCCGCCGGGTCGGCGTAGCGCCTTCGTGCGCGTTACCACCGAGGAAGGCCTGGTCGGCTATGGCGAGGCTTCGCCCATGTTCGGCGGCGAGCACTCGCTGTGGGTGCTGCGCGATGCGGCGGCCTCGCTGGTCGGCGCCGACGTGCTCGACCATTCGGTGATTTATGATCGGCTGCTGCACCGCTACATCAAGCTGGGGCCGGAAGGCGCGGTGACCGGGGCGCTGGCGGCGCTCGACATTGCGCTCTGGGACATCAAGGGCAAGCTCTTCAACCTCCCCATCTACAAGCTGCTGGGCGGGGCGTGGCGGACAGAAGTGCCGTTCTATGCCTCGATCGGCGGCAATGCGAGCCGGACAGTCGATGAAACCGTGCGCGTGGTCGAGCAGCGCTGGCTGGCCGAAAAGCCGGCCGCGATCAAGATCCGCTGGGATGGGGACCGGACGCGCCAAGATTATGACATTCCTGGCGATATCGCCAAGGCCAAGGCCGTGCGCAAGCTCGTGGGCGACGACTTCCCGCTCGCCTTCGACGCCAACAACCAATATTCGGTCGGCGGCGCCATCCGGGTCGGCCGGGCACTCGAGGAGCTGGGCTATATCTGGTTTGAGGAGCCGGTGCAGCACTATGACGTGCGCGCCATGGGCGAGGTCGCCCAGCGTCTCGATATCACCGTTTCAGCGGCCGAGCAGACCTATACGACCCAGGCGCTGGTCGACATCATCAATGCCGGGGTGCGCATGGTGCAGCCCGATATCGTCAAAATGGGCGGCATCACTGGCCTGATGCAGTGCGCGGCAATCGCCTACGCCCATGGGGTTGAGCTGGTGCCCCACCAGACCCAGCCTACGATCGGCCACATGGCCAATCTGCATGTGCTGGCCACCATCATGCACCTGACCAAGCCGGCCGAATTCGCCGATCCGGACGACCGAATGCATCCGGCCTTCGTCAATCCCCCCAAACCCGTCAACGGCAAGTTCCAGATCCCCGACGGCCCCGGTCTCGGCCTCGAGCTGAACGAAGAAATACTCGAAAGCAGACGCGTTCGCTAA
- a CDS encoding ABC transporter substrate-binding protein, whose product MNLNRRNFMELAAASTALTAVGVSAASAQGDDTIRIGIAANNPRHSDPNQTTQGPDNWAVEQLYEQLVRPDDGKFALAPDDYKPVLATEWSVSEDAKTWTFKLREGVQFHRGYGEMTSEDVVFTFLKAKEFGTGRVIFANIEDAVGNGPYEVVITLKQPDVNFLGTTVFSLNANIVSKKAYEEIGVEKFTTDAVGTGPYELTKYDAESGTYLTRFADYWGEPAKVANIECLYIADTTARTLALVSGQVDMIEAVRAPGWIDSILQRDPNMKVDMTVPGSFNTLHVNLTRAPFDNILVRRALMHAIDRNLVAEALAPMGGVLVGLQPDFFPPGLKTEDLPEELRYEYDPEKSKALLAEAGFPDGISFDALCSQREDYSSTMLIVQELIRPAGFNMNLIIGDHTAYHADNRSDKNTLAMHASSYPPIPTQIYIQQLYSKAEVKADGSGGGNYSHYGVAMPGIDDLLEQALAATNYDTYVDLCRQIELQVLRDLPLIGLSTLSYTMVRNPRLDLGYEVESGYARWRLHRATKA is encoded by the coding sequence ATGAATTTGAATCGCCGCAATTTCATGGAGCTGGCTGCAGCTTCGACGGCCCTGACCGCAGTTGGCGTCAGCGCCGCCAGCGCGCAGGGCGACGACACGATCCGGATCGGCATCGCCGCCAATAATCCGCGCCATTCGGACCCCAACCAGACGACGCAGGGCCCCGATAACTGGGCGGTCGAGCAGCTCTATGAGCAGCTCGTGCGTCCCGATGACGGCAAGTTTGCGCTGGCGCCGGACGACTACAAGCCTGTGCTGGCCACCGAATGGTCGGTTTCGGAAGACGCCAAGACCTGGACGTTCAAGCTGCGCGAGGGTGTGCAGTTCCATCGCGGCTATGGCGAGATGACCTCGGAAGACGTCGTCTTCACCTTCCTCAAGGCCAAGGAATTCGGCACGGGCCGGGTGATCTTTGCCAATATCGAGGATGCGGTGGGCAATGGCCCCTATGAGGTGGTGATCACGCTCAAGCAGCCGGACGTAAATTTCCTCGGCACCACGGTGTTCTCGCTCAATGCGAACATCGTCTCCAAGAAGGCCTATGAGGAAATCGGGGTGGAGAAGTTCACCACCGACGCCGTGGGCACCGGCCCCTATGAGCTGACGAAGTACGATGCCGAGAGCGGCACCTATCTCACCCGCTTCGCCGATTATTGGGGCGAGCCGGCCAAGGTCGCCAATATCGAGTGTCTCTATATCGCCGATACCACGGCGCGGACGCTGGCGCTGGTTTCCGGCCAGGTGGACATGATCGAGGCCGTGCGTGCGCCGGGCTGGATCGACAGCATCCTGCAGCGCGATCCGAACATGAAGGTCGACATGACCGTGCCGGGTTCGTTCAACACCCTGCACGTCAATCTCACTCGCGCGCCATTCGACAATATCCTCGTGCGCCGGGCACTTATGCATGCCATTGACCGCAATCTCGTCGCCGAGGCGCTGGCGCCGATGGGCGGCGTGTTGGTCGGCCTGCAGCCGGACTTCTTCCCGCCGGGGCTCAAGACCGAGGACCTGCCCGAAGAGCTGCGCTACGAGTACGATCCGGAGAAGTCGAAGGCCCTGCTGGCCGAGGCCGGTTTCCCGGATGGCATCAGCTTCGATGCCCTCTGCAGCCAGCGCGAGGACTATTCCTCGACAATGCTGATCGTGCAGGAACTGATCCGCCCGGCCGGGTTCAACATGAACCTGATCATCGGCGATCACACCGCGTATCACGCCGACAACCGCTCGGACAAAAACACGCTGGCGATGCACGCCTCGAGCTATCCGCCGATCCCGACGCAGATCTATATCCAGCAGCTCTATTCGAAGGCCGAGGTGAAGGCCGACGGTTCGGGTGGCGGCAATTACAGCCATTATGGCGTTGCCATGCCGGGTATCGACGATTTGCTCGAGCAGGCTTTGGCCGCCACCAATTACGACACTTATGTCGACCTTTGCCGCCAGATCGAGCTGCAGGTGCTGCGTGACCTGCCGCTGATCGGCCTGTCGACCTTGTCATACACCATGGTGCGCAATCCGCGCCTCGACCTCGGCTATGAGGTCGAGAGCGGCTATGCGCGCTGGAGACTACACCGCGCCACCAAGGCGTAA
- a CDS encoding ABC transporter substrate-binding protein: protein MTLNRRNFMELAAATTALTAIGVSSARAQSADTLRMGIAANNPRHSDPNLTTQGSDNWATEQMYEQLVRPDDGRFALTPEEYLPTLATEWTQSADAKVWTFKLREGVQFHRGYGEMTSEDVVFSYERAMAGGTNKTILSNIESVVANGPYEVTITLKQPDVNLLGTSIFNNNTSIISKKAFEEIGADAFVTDAVGTGPYELVEFDPEFGTRMTRHEGYWGDKAKIANVECVYIADTTARTLALLSGEVDCIEAVRAPGWIDSILQRDPTLKIDMTTPGSFNTLHVNLTRAPFDNLLVRQALMHAIDREAVAAALAPMGGTMAGLQPDFFPAGFKKEDLPEELQYPYDPEKSKALLAEAGFPDGISFSALCSQREDYSSTMLIVQELIRPAGFNMDLQIIDHTAYHADNRSDKNTLAMHSSSYPPIPTQIYFQQLASGSEVKADGSGGGNYSHYGVAMPGIDDLLAQALTASDYATYLDLCKQIELQVLRDLPLIGLSTLGFTAVRRAQIDLGYEVESGYARWRFHRATKTV, encoded by the coding sequence ATGACTTTGAACAGACGGAACTTCATGGAGCTGGCGGCAGCAACGACTGCCCTGACCGCAATCGGTGTCAGCTCGGCACGGGCGCAGAGCGCCGACACGCTGCGCATGGGCATCGCGGCGAACAATCCGCGCCATTCGGACCCGAATTTGACGACCCAGGGGTCGGACAATTGGGCGACCGAGCAGATGTATGAGCAGCTGGTGCGTCCCGATGACGGTCGTTTCGCGCTGACACCGGAGGAATATCTGCCGACGCTGGCGACCGAATGGACGCAGTCTGCCGACGCCAAGGTCTGGACCTTCAAACTGCGCGAGGGCGTGCAATTCCATCGCGGCTATGGCGAGATGACGTCGGAAGACGTGGTGTTTTCCTATGAGCGCGCCATGGCCGGGGGCACCAACAAGACTATCCTCTCCAATATCGAAAGCGTGGTCGCCAACGGCCCCTATGAGGTGACGATCACCCTCAAGCAGCCGGACGTGAACCTGCTTGGCACCTCGATTTTCAACAACAATACCTCGATCATCTCCAAGAAGGCGTTCGAGGAAATCGGTGCGGACGCGTTCGTGACCGACGCCGTGGGCACCGGCCCTTATGAACTGGTGGAGTTCGACCCCGAATTCGGCACGCGGATGACGCGGCACGAGGGCTATTGGGGCGACAAGGCCAAGATCGCCAATGTCGAATGCGTCTATATCGCCGATACGACGGCGCGGACCCTGGCGCTGCTCTCGGGGGAAGTCGACTGCATCGAGGCGGTTCGAGCCCCGGGCTGGATCGACTCCATCCTGCAGCGCGACCCGACCCTCAAGATCGACATGACGACCCCCGGCTCGTTCAATACGCTGCACGTCAATCTGACCCGCGCGCCGTTCGACAATCTCCTGGTCCGCCAGGCGCTGATGCATGCCATCGACCGCGAAGCCGTGGCTGCCGCACTGGCTCCGATGGGTGGCACGATGGCGGGCCTGCAGCCCGACTTCTTCCCGGCCGGCTTCAAGAAGGAAGACCTGCCCGAAGAGCTGCAATATCCCTATGACCCGGAAAAGTCGAAGGCCCTCTTGGCCGAGGCCGGCTTCCCGGATGGCATCAGCTTCAGCGCGCTGTGCAGCCAGCGCGAGGACTATTCCTCGACCATGCTGATCGTGCAGGAACTGATCCGTCCGGCCGGGTTCAACATGGATTTGCAGATCATCGACCACACCGCCTATCACGCGGATAATCGCTCGGACAAAAACACCCTGGCGATGCACTCCTCGAGCTATCCGCCGATCCCGACGCAGATCTATTTCCAGCAGCTGGCTTCGGGCTCCGAGGTCAAGGCCGATGGCTCGGGCGGTGGCAATTACAGCCATTATGGCGTTGCCATGCCGGGCATCGATGACCTGCTCGCGCAGGCGCTGACCGCCTCGGACTACGCCACCTATCTCGACCTCTGCAAGCAGATCGAGCTGCAGGTGCTGCGTGACCTGCCGCTGATCGGTCTGTCGACCCTCGGCTTCACGGCGGTGCGCCGCGCCCAGATCGATCTCGGCTACGAAGTCGAGAGCGGCTATGCGCGCTGGCGGTTCCATCGCGCGACCAAGACGGTCTGA